The genome window TTTTGCAAGACGCTTAGGCTCGTTTCCTTCCCAATCTTTTTGCGGCGTAAGACGGATGCGCGCACCATTAGCACCACCACGCATGTCAGAACCACGGAAAGTTCTGGCGCTATCCCAAGCAGTTGCAACCATTTCGCTAATGGTTAAGCCGCTTTTTTTAATCCGCTCTTTTACTTTAGAAATGTTATAATCCATATTGCCCGCAGGAACAGGATCTTGCCAGATGAGATTTTCCTTTGGAACATCTGGCCCCATATAACGCACTTTTGGTCCCATATCACGGTGTGTCAATTTGAACCATGCACGGGCAAAAACTTCAGCAAAATAGTCTGGATCTTTATAAAAACGTTCAGAGATTTTTCCGTATTCGGGGTCTTTAATCATTGCCATATCGGCATCAGTCATAATAGGGTTATGACGAATTGAAGAATCTTCAACATCCACAGGCTTATCTTCTTCCTTGATGTTGATTGGCTCCCATTGATACGCTCCAGCGGGGCTTTTTTTCGACGCCCATTCATGCGTAAACAACATATGAAAGTAGCCATTATCCCACTTTGTAGGATGCGTCGTCCAGGCGCCTTCAAGGCCACTGGTGACCGCATTTCGACCGATACCTCGTTGAGTTTTGTTCAACCAACCAAGCCCTTGATCTTCAACATTAGCCGCCTCTGGTTCTGCATCAAGTAGCTTTGGATTACCATTTCCATGGCATTTTCCTACTGTGTGCCCACCGGCCGTAAGGGCAACCGTTTCTTCATCATTCATCGCCATACGGGCAAAGGTGACGCGTACGTCATGCGCTGTTTTTAATGGATCAGGCTTTCCACCTACACCTTCAGGATTGACATAAATAAGACCCATTTGCACGGCAGCTAAAGGGTTCTCTAAAGATTCACTGCTTTCACTGTCATAGCGACTTTTACCCAACCATTCTGTTTCGGAACCCCAATAAATATCTTTTTCTGGATGCCAAATATCTTCACGTCCAAAACCAAAACCAAAGGTTTTAAGACCCATGGATTCATAAGCAATATTACCCGCAAGAATAATAAGGTCAGCCCAACTTATTTTATTGCCGTATTTTTTCTTAATTGGCCAAAGCAGACGACGCGCTTTATCAAGATTAACGTTATCCGGCCATGAATTTAAGGGCGCAAATCTCTGATTACCAGTGCCACCACCACCACGCCCATCAGCCACACGATATGAACCTGCGGCATGCCACGCCATACGAATCATCAATCCGCCATAATGTCCCCAATCTGCTGGCCACCATTCTTGACTATGCGTCATTAGAGAATGAAGGTCTTTCTTCAATGCATCAACATCCAGCTTTTTCAATTCTTCACGATAATTAAAGCCATTATTCAGCGGATTCGTTTTTGTGTCGTGCTGATGTAAAATATCGAGATTGAGTGCGTTTGGCCACCAATCCATATTTGATTTTCCAGTAACCGTATTACCACCCTGCATGACTGGACATTTATTAGAATTATTCATATTTTTTTTCTTTTCTAGTTTTGGGTTGTGCTTCACCAATGATTCCGTGATCTACGAATATGCTCAGATTATTGTAGATTGCTTTGAGCCATCTCAATATTTAAAATATCGTCTTTATGAGCTTCAGTGTTCTTCCAAAATTCTCTCACAAAAATTTTGACAAGCCAATAAAATTATAGAAAGATGGTCATATCTAAGCTTTTCAAATGGATTTTCCTCTAAATCTTTTGGGACTGTGCTACACAAATAAAAAAGTATAATTACCATCTACTTTGAATTCCATTTCCTATCATTGTAAGAGTTACTTACAATCTTATTTTTCTTATCTTTATTCAAATAAATCACTTTTGAATCAGTTTCTTTCGCAAAATATTGCTTATCTGGACAGATCGAAGGCCCTTTAAAAGATATGATCAACATATCTGCTTTTTGACAATCAAAAGAGAGTGCTTTGATGTTACGCGGAATTGCAATCAATTGGTTTTTTGCTTTAATCACACAACCATCAGCATCGCATTTTATAGCTTTTGAACCTTCTATATCATAACGCGCATTTATCAAATCTTTCCGTTTCGAACTCATATAAGGAAAAGAAACGCGCTCATACGTGGCAGTTAAAGACTGCCATTGCTGTGATGTAAATCCTTGCCTTTTAAGCGAGGATACAAATAATTTATCCTGATTACGCCACGCAATTAATTTTGCTTGATCCGCAATCAGCAAATGAGGTGTTTTAATAAAAAACAATGTGATAAAGCCTGCTACAAAAGGTACAATACCAAAATAGCGCCATGATTTTTGCCAAATTGCAAACCAAATCCCACCAACACTAATCAAACTAATGCCTAAAATATCAAACATTGGCGTATGAATAACAGCACCTTTCCAGGATGCAACGATTGCTGCGCTTTTCATCACAATATCAATCCCCTCCCCCATCAGTAAAAGTGCTGGCGCATCAAGCCCGAAAGGCATAAGCACCAAGGAAATAAGCGCCATGGGCATTATCCAAATCCCCGTCAATGGAATAGCGATAAGATTCGCCGCAATCCCATAGGTTTGAAATTGTCCAAAATGCAAAATCGTGAAAGGCGTTGTAGCGAGTGACGCAACAGCCGAACTTAAGCAAAGACTTAGAACGTAAAGAATAATTTTTTGGAACCAATGAAGAGATTGCAAAAAAGTATATTTCGCAATTATTTCATAAGTTGCAATAAGCGCAATCACAGCTGCAAATGACATTTGAAAACTTGGCCCCATGATCACTTCTGGCATAAAAAGCATAATCATAAGGGCTGCAAAAGCGACATTATACATCGAAAAAGCGCGCCTGTTAAAAAGAACCGCAAGCGCAAAAAGACCCAACATAATGAATGCCCTTATCGTGGGTACTGACCCACCAGCAATAACGGAGTATAAAAAAGCACCCAACATCGCCACACAAATTGCCCATTTTTTAATCGGATAGACAAGCGCTATGCGTGGGATAAGCGCAAAAGACGAACGCACAAAAGCGTAAATAAACCCAAAGATTAATCCAAAATGGAGTCCTGAAATCGCTAATAAATGGGCAAGCCCCGAATCACGAAAATGATTATAAACCTCTTCTAAAATACCGCCTTTTTGACCCGTAATAAGTGCTGCTGCAATCTCCCCTTTCTGATTTGGTAAGATTTCACGAATGCGATTTGTAATATTTTGACGTGTTGTTTCAATAATCCTACTGAAATTATTATTCTTTTCTTGGCCCAATACAGTAATTTTACCTATCGCAAAAGCGACACCACCAATTTGATTGAAATAAGCAACACGCGCAAAATCATAAGCACCCGCATAAGACGGCCCTAAAGGTGGTTTTAAAAAAACACGCACCTGAATTGTATCGCCTGGAAATAAAACAATTTTTTTATCCCTCGCAGAAAATCTTAAATTATAAGGCGTCTTTTCTTTGGATAATCCCTCAATATCAAGATCCGTCAAAGTCGCTTTAATACCCTTTTGTGTTATTTCGAAATTTTTAATAACACCAATGATGCTTGTCATTGGCAGATCACCTTCGATCATAGGAGAGGCAATCAAATGCGTTCGTACTTGAGACAACATAAACCCAAGCAAAAAACAAATCGGCAATGTTAAAACAAAATATACCCAATTTGATTTTCTAAAGAGAACGAAGAAAAAAGCAAAAATTAATAAAAAAACAGGCGCAATCCAATAATCAGGCTCAAATGGCAATTGAAAATAAACAATAATCCCAAGTCCTAGAAATACGGGAAACCATAATTTATATCTGTGCGTATCCTCGATAAAACAATTTATTATTTTTTCTTTTATAATCATTTCTTACCTTTTGTTTTCCTGAACGCCTTGTAGCGAAGCTACGAAGGTTGATTCAAGGAAACAGATGTGTTGTTGCTCAATCTACGGGACAAAAAATGAAATTGCTTCGGTTTCACCTCTCCCCTTGTGGGAGAGGTCGGCGCGCAGCGACGGGTGAGGGGTATCTAAAGCGTTTATAAAGAGCAACACCATCATGCCATAATCTAAGCATTGCCAAACAAATACTCATCTCTCCAAAAGTGTAAACTACCCCTCACCCGCTCCCTTTGGTCGCGACCTCTCCCACAAGGGGAGAGGTAAAAAACCCTTTTTTTGGAAGGCTTTTGGTAAAAAATTGTTTTCACTTCTTAGAAACAAGTTACGGCGTGTGAGAACGGGATAGTTAAAAATGTGCTTAGTTTCATTTTTTGTCCCGTAGATTGATCGACATATATTCTAAAAAAACAAAAAGCTAATGATCATAAACACCGGAATATTTATACATAAAACCCACACCATATATCCAAAAAAGCTTGGCATCTTAATACCACGTGATTCTGCGATTGATTTGACCATCATATTAGGCGCATTGCCTATATAAGAATTGGCACCCATAAAAACAGATCCTGCAGAAATGGCAATCAACGTTGTTGAAAGAGTCGTCATTAATGGTATTGCCTCGCCGCCCGCTAAATTAAAGAACACAAGATAAGTGGGGGCATTATCTAAAAAGCTTGATAATATACCGGTCAACCAAAAGAACAGATTATTGTTAGGCGTGCCATCTGCATGAAAACTTAATTCAACAAGTGGTTTAAAAGCACCGTCTAGTCCTGCTTTCAACATTAAAATCATAGGGATGATCGTAATAAAAATCCCAATAAATAAAATACCTACCTCTTTAATGGGTTCCCAAGAAAAATGATTATGCTCCCGAATATAGGTAGACGTCCGTTTAATTGATAAAATTGTCAATAATATGAATGTGCAATCTCTTAAAATGCTATTAAGCTTTAAATGAAGTTCACCTAAATGAAGTGCATAATCATTTTTAAATTGACCACTTAAAAAGACAGCCAATATAACAATCAGCAACATCCATAAATTGCGTTTACCCTCAATCTTAAGTCTTGGTGCGTCGGCCGCATGTTTATCTTCATAATCATGATCGCGTTTGAAAAAATATTGCTCTAAAAAATAATACACAATAAGCAATAAAACACAGGCAATCAGAAAAGGTAAAAACATATGCGTCATGGTCCAAAAGAACCCTACGCCCATTAAAAACCCTATAAAGAGAGGTGGATCACCAATAGGTGTTAACGATCCACCAATATTCGACACTAAAAATATAAAAAAGACAATTGTGTGAACGCGATGCTTACGCCATGCATTTGCACGAATTAAAGGACGTATAAAAAGCATAGACGCGCCTGTCGTTCCGATAAAGCTGGCAAGCAACGTACCAATCGTAATAAAAATAAGATTAAATGTAGGCGTGCCTGCAAATTTTCCTGAGATATGAATACCACCCGTTATTGTGTATAAGGCAAGAAGAAGCAATATAAAAGGGAGATATTCCTCAATAATAGTTTCAAGCACTAGATGAGAAGACAAGGATGGTGTATAAATAAAAGAAAAAGGAATAATAAATAACAACGTCCAACATAAAGAAACAATACCATAATATTTTTCCCAAAAATGTGGGGCAAACAATGGAAAAAGTGCAATGGATAAAAGCATTCCTGCAAAAGGAATCCCCCAATAACTTTGTAAGTTTTTTGATATTTCAAATAATTCTGGATTCATAACAATCGCGAAAGAATCGTTTAATTGAAAAAATATGAAGGTAAAAATTATAAATCCAAAGGTGTTTTTTTTCATTTTTATTCCATGAACTACTATAGTGTTTTCACTTTTGGTTAAGTGAAGGCGTTATTAAATTGCTGCATCAACAGCTTGCACAATAACGATCACAAAATCAATAGATTCAAGCGATGAAGATGGAATTACCTCTATTTGATCATCTTGAATGTTACCAATTGTGCCTAAAAAATAACCTTGCGGAATGACCTGTCCATCTGATGATGTTAACAAACGATCATTAGGCGATAAAAAAACGCCTTGTGGCACATATAAAAGTTTTAAATTACCTTTTAAATCGCCTGCAACCAAAGCTGAAATATTCTTTCCTTCAACGCGCACAGGAATGCGTGAATTAGTATCATTAATCAAAAGGATACGCGCATGCTTTTCACCAATTTCAACAATTCTACCAATAACCCCATTTTTACCTAAAACAAGATTACCTTTTTGAATTTTTTGAGAAGGATCTGTTCGAATAACCAGAGAACGTCCATCCGTCATATTGCTAAACACAACAGATGCTGTTACAAATTCTGCTTTATTATCAGGCAGAAAACGCAATAATTCTTTGAGAGAAAGATTTTCAGCCTCTAGCTTTAAAGCAAGTTGCCGCCATTGAAGCAATTGTTGTTTTTGTAAATTTAGCTTTTCATTTTCTTCACTTAATTCAGTAAAATTTGTTAACGCATGAAAAGCATTTCGAATACTTTGAAAGGGCGCATCAATAAAATTAATAGCAGGTGTCAAAGAATCACCTAAAAAAAGTCTACTTTCCTTTAAAAATTGGGGACGCAAAAAAGAAAAAATAAATAAAAGAAGACATAAAATAGAAAGCATTAAAATGACAGCAACAGAAAATCCTTTTTTTGACTTTTGTCTGGATAGATTTTGTGTTGCATCATGCATTTTACTCTTCTTCTTTCAAACTGTGGAGGTCGTCAGATTTCGGGATTCGTCATGCTCATGTATAAAGAGATACACTCCGCGTGTCTCACCGCTCATCTTTCTACCCACATTTTGAAATAATTTGAGTATAAAATATTCATTTAAGAAGCTGAAATAAGAACATTACGTAATGTACCCATTTCCTCTAGGCATTTACCTGTTCCTTTTGCAACGCAGAATAAAGGCTCGTCGGCAACAGTCACTGGAAGACCTGTTGCATTACGCAAAACTTCATCCAATCTTGAAAGCATGGCACCACCACCGGTCAAGACAATACCTTTATCAACGATATCTGCTGATAATTCAGGTGCTGTATGCTCTAGAGCTACTTTAACGGCTTCTACAATGGCGGCTACGGGTTCTTGCAAACTTTCAGCAACATCACGTTCTGATATAATAATTTCTTTTGGTACACCATACATGAGATCACGACCTTTAATTTCAATCGTACGGCCAGGTCCTTCGACTGGCGCACAAGCGGCACCAATTTCTTTTTTAATGCGCTCGGCGCTGCTTTCACCGACCAATAAATTGTAATTTCGTCTGATATAACTAATAATGGCTTCATCCATTTTATCGCCGCCAACGCGAACAGAGCGTGCATAAACAATGCCACCTAAAGACAAAACAGCAACTTCCGTTGTGCCACCACCAATATCAACAATCATTGATCCTGTAGGTTCCGTCACAGGTAATCCAGCACCAATGGCTGCAGCCATAGGCTCTTCAATTAAAAATACGCGACGTGCGCCAGCGCTTTCAGCTGATTCTTGAATAGCACGTCTTTCAACAGCTGTTGAACCTGACGGGACGCAAATAATAACACGTGGACTTACAAAACTTGATCTACGGTGAACTTTACGGATGAAATATTTAATCATTTCTTCAGCAACTTCGAAATCGGCAATAACACCATCACGTAAAGGACGTATTGCTTGGATATTGCCTGGTGTTCTACCCACCATGCTTTTTGCTTCTTCGCCTACGGCTAAAACTTGCGATTTACCGCGCACATTTGCAATTGCAACAACAGAGGGCTCATTCAAAAAAATGCCTTTTCCTTTGACATAAACGACCGTATTAGCGGTGCCTAAATCAATTGCAATATCTGATGATAAAAAGCCAAGAAGCTTATCGAACATTTTTTCTAGTCCCGGGTTTAGAATGAATAGGATAATAGTACTTTCTACCTCATCCTATCCAAAAAAGAAATACAATTATGGGTGAAGGTGCACTAATTTTGAGTTACGAAAAATTAACTGCCTAGATTATGAGATAAAGTCTAGAAAGAACGAGAACCGGAACGGAATGTACTTCTTTGTACATAAGTACCGGAAGCACAGGTCTGACGACGACTTTATCCATAGGATTGGCAGTTTATGAGTAATGTGTAGGATCCTTCATATGATAAAACCCCCAAGCATGTCCGCTAGGATCTTTAATCATAAATAATCTTGCGCCCCAAACTGTATCTTCTGGCGCCGTACAAACACCACCATTTTGTTTTACCTTTTTATAATAATCATCTGCATTATCGACAACGCGGTAAAATTCAATCGACGAACCAACGACATGATTTGGTTCTGCGGGATGAATACCAAAATGAGATCCATCAATATTAAACCCTGCGTAAAATGGTTGTTCTTTTTTATCCCATTCCATAACGCATTTTTCGGCATCCCAATAGCCTCCGAATTCAAATCCTAGAATATCTTTATAAAATTTTACAGAATTGACAACATTCGGCACATAAATCATGCCCCCTAAAGGTCCTTTAAACATGATATTTCCTTGTTTTTACTAACATGTTGAGTTTTTTTTCGTCAGAATAGGTAGGGAATGACCACAAACCCCAAGATTAACATAACAATGGCAGCTACCGTTACAGCTGTCAAATGACGTTCAATAAAATCTTTTGCACCTGGAAAAAACCATAAAAAGGCAGCAAGACTAAAAAAGCGAAAACCTCGTGCCAAGAGAGATGCCATGAAAAATGTCAGTAAATCCACATGGGCAACGCCAGCCGTAATTGTTACAATTTTATAAGGAATGGGCGTCAATCCCTTAGCGGCAATAATCCAAAATGCATTCCGGTTGAACGCTTCAAGCATATTGGCAAAACCTTTTTCTGCACCAAAGCTATTAATAATCCATTGACCTACACTTTCATATAAAGCATACCCAATGTAATATCCCAAAAACCCACCTATAACAGACGTTACAGTACAAATAAGTGCCAAATACCAACCTGATTTAGGTTTGTTGACAAGCATCGCAA of Alphaproteobacteria bacterium contains these proteins:
- the katG gene encoding catalase/peroxidase HPI, giving the protein MNNSNKCPVMQGGNTVTGKSNMDWWPNALNLDILHQHDTKTNPLNNGFNYREELKKLDVDALKKDLHSLMTHSQEWWPADWGHYGGLMIRMAWHAAGSYRVADGRGGGGTGNQRFAPLNSWPDNVNLDKARRLLWPIKKKYGNKISWADLIILAGNIAYESMGLKTFGFGFGREDIWHPEKDIYWGSETEWLGKSRYDSESSESLENPLAAVQMGLIYVNPEGVGGKPDPLKTAHDVRVTFARMAMNDEETVALTAGGHTVGKCHGNGNPKLLDAEPEAANVEDQGLGWLNKTQRGIGRNAVTSGLEGAWTTHPTKWDNGYFHMLFTHEWASKKSPAGAYQWEPINIKEEDKPVDVEDSSIRHNPIMTDADMAMIKDPEYGKISERFYKDPDYFAEVFARAWFKLTHRDMGPKVRYMGPDVPKENLIWQDPVPAGNMDYNISKVKERIKKSGLTISEMVATAWDSARTFRGSDMRGGANGARIRLTPQKDWEGNEPKRLAKVLAVLEGIAGDTGASVADVIVLAGNVGIELAAQAAGFDITLPFAPGRGDATLAMTDVESFEWLEPVHDGYRNWLKKDYTVKAEELMLDRTQLLGLTAPEMTVLVGGLRVLGTNHEGSKHGVFTDREGVLTNDFFVNLTDMKYTWKPTEKGLYAIVERTSGKTKWTATRVDLVFGSNSILRSYAEVYAQDDNKEKFVKDFVAAWTKVMNADRFDLV
- a CDS encoding YqaA family protein codes for the protein MLKRAYNKMMSYADHPNALWVLIAVSFAESSFFPIPPDPLYIAMLVNKPKSGWYLALICTVTSVIGGFLGYYIGYALYESVGQWIINSFGAEKGFANMLEAFNRNAFWIIAAKGLTPIPYKIVTITAGVAHVDLLTFFMASLLARGFRFFSLAAFLWFFPGAKDFIERHLTAVTVAAIVMLILGFVVIPYLF
- a CDS encoding ComEC/Rec2 family competence protein, which produces MIIKEKIINCFIEDTHRYKLWFPVFLGLGIIVYFQLPFEPDYWIAPVFLLIFAFFFVLFRKSNWVYFVLTLPICFLLGFMLSQVRTHLIASPMIEGDLPMTSIIGVIKNFEITQKGIKATLTDLDIEGLSKEKTPYNLRFSARDKKIVLFPGDTIQVRVFLKPPLGPSYAGAYDFARVAYFNQIGGVAFAIGKITVLGQEKNNNFSRIIETTRQNITNRIREILPNQKGEIAAALITGQKGGILEEVYNHFRDSGLAHLLAISGLHFGLIFGFIYAFVRSSFALIPRIALVYPIKKWAICVAMLGAFLYSVIAGGSVPTIRAFIMLGLFALAVLFNRRAFSMYNVAFAALMIMLFMPEVIMGPSFQMSFAAVIALIATYEIIAKYTFLQSLHWFQKIILYVLSLCLSSAVASLATTPFTILHFGQFQTYGIAANLIAIPLTGIWIMPMALISLVLMPFGLDAPALLLMGEGIDIVMKSAAIVASWKGAVIHTPMFDILGISLISVGGIWFAIWQKSWRYFGIVPFVAGFITLFFIKTPHLLIADQAKLIAWRNQDKLFVSSLKRQGFTSQQWQSLTATYERVSFPYMSSKRKDLINARYDIEGSKAIKCDADGCVIKAKNQLIAIPRNIKALSFDCQKADMLIISFKGPSICPDKQYFAKETDSKVIYLNKDKKNKIVSNSYNDRKWNSK
- a CDS encoding rod shape-determining protein; amino-acid sequence: MFDKLLGFLSSDIAIDLGTANTVVYVKGKGIFLNEPSVVAIANVRGKSQVLAVGEEAKSMVGRTPGNIQAIRPLRDGVIADFEVAEEMIKYFIRKVHRRSSFVSPRVIICVPSGSTAVERRAIQESAESAGARRVFLIEEPMAAAIGAGLPVTEPTGSMIVDIGGGTTEVAVLSLGGIVYARSVRVGGDKMDEAIISYIRRNYNLLVGESSAERIKKEIGAACAPVEGPGRTIEIKGRDLMYGVPKEIIISERDVAESLQEPVAAIVEAVKVALEHTAPELSADIVDKGIVLTGGGAMLSRLDEVLRNATGLPVTVADEPLFCVAKGTGKCLEEMGTLRNVLISAS
- a CDS encoding VOC family protein, which produces MFKGPLGGMIYVPNVVNSVKFYKDILGFEFGGYWDAEKCVMEWDKKEQPFYAGFNIDGSHFGIHPAEPNHVVGSSIEFYRVVDNADDYYKKVKQNGGVCTAPEDTVWGARLFMIKDPSGHAWGFYHMKDPTHYS
- the mreC gene encoding rod shape-determining protein MreC, producing the protein MHDATQNLSRQKSKKGFSVAVILMLSILCLLLFIFSFLRPQFLKESRLFLGDSLTPAINFIDAPFQSIRNAFHALTNFTELSEENEKLNLQKQQLLQWRQLALKLEAENLSLKELLRFLPDNKAEFVTASVVFSNMTDGRSLVIRTDPSQKIQKGNLVLGKNGVIGRIVEIGEKHARILLINDTNSRIPVRVEGKNISALVAGDLKGNLKLLYVPQGVFLSPNDRLLTSSDGQVIPQGYFLGTIGNIQDDQIEVIPSSSLESIDFVIVIVQAVDAAI
- a CDS encoding sodium:proton antiporter; translated protein: MKKNTFGFIIFTFIFFQLNDSFAIVMNPELFEISKNLQSYWGIPFAGMLLSIALFPLFAPHFWEKYYGIVSLCWTLLFIIPFSFIYTPSLSSHLVLETIIEEYLPFILLLLALYTITGGIHISGKFAGTPTFNLIFITIGTLLASFIGTTGASMLFIRPLIRANAWRKHRVHTIVFFIFLVSNIGGSLTPIGDPPLFIGFLMGVGFFWTMTHMFLPFLIACVLLLIVYYFLEQYFFKRDHDYEDKHAADAPRLKIEGKRNLWMLLIVILAVFLSGQFKNDYALHLGELHLKLNSILRDCTFILLTILSIKRTSTYIREHNHFSWEPIKEVGILFIGIFITIIPMILMLKAGLDGAFKPLVELSFHADGTPNNNLFFWLTGILSSFLDNAPTYLVFFNLAGGEAIPLMTTLSTTLIAISAGSVFMGANSYIGNAPNMMVKSIAESRGIKMPSFFGYMVWVLCINIPVFMIISFLFF